The following coding sequences are from one Leptolyngbya sp. NIES-3755 window:
- a CDS encoding oxidoreductase-like protein (similar to AA sequence:cyanobase_aa:LBDG_07810), protein MAGSKLGVAIVGTGFGQKVHIPGFQAHPRTEVVAVYHRDLQKAQSIAQTHQIPRACSSIEEILTLPNVDGVSISTPPFLHYDMAKRVLDAGKHLLLEKPTALDVEQAKDLYSRSLKNRSITSMNFEFRFVPAWQQFADLLSQNYVGQKRLIKIDWLVSSRADVSRPWNWYARKEQGGGALGALGSHTFDYIAWLFGEVDRLTANLSTAILDRPDPATGELKPVDSDDTCNITLELADGTPCQICISSVTTQGRGHWIEVYGDRGTLILGSDNQKDYVHGFKLWGAAIGQDLAEIEIPKRYAFEQVFADGRIAPFIRIIDQWLISIDRQESVAPSLKEGVYSQLLMDLAHESNETGTWVKVPRW, encoded by the coding sequence ATGGCTGGCTCTAAACTTGGTGTAGCAATCGTTGGAACGGGATTTGGGCAGAAAGTTCATATTCCAGGATTTCAGGCACATCCACGAACTGAAGTGGTCGCCGTCTATCATCGAGATTTACAAAAAGCACAGTCTATTGCACAAACGCATCAAATTCCTCGTGCGTGTTCGTCGATCGAAGAAATTCTAACTCTTCCTAACGTGGATGGAGTCAGCATTTCAACGCCGCCATTTTTGCACTACGACATGGCGAAGAGGGTCTTAGATGCTGGAAAACATTTATTGCTAGAAAAACCGACTGCATTAGATGTCGAACAGGCAAAAGATTTGTATAGTCGATCGCTCAAAAATCGATCGATTACCAGCATGAACTTTGAATTTCGATTTGTTCCTGCATGGCAACAGTTCGCGGATCTACTGTCGCAAAACTATGTCGGGCAAAAACGATTGATCAAAATTGATTGGTTGGTTTCAAGTCGAGCCGATGTGTCCCGTCCTTGGAACTGGTATGCCCGAAAAGAGCAAGGGGGCGGCGCTCTAGGAGCATTAGGATCGCATACGTTTGATTACATTGCTTGGCTGTTTGGAGAAGTCGATCGATTAACTGCCAATCTCAGCACAGCAATTCTCGATCGACCTGATCCCGCTACCGGTGAACTGAAACCCGTCGATTCGGATGACACTTGCAACATCACATTGGAACTTGCAGACGGAACGCCCTGTCAGATATGTATTAGTTCAGTGACGACTCAGGGACGCGGACACTGGATCGAAGTGTATGGCGATCGCGGAACGTTGATTCTCGGAAGTGACAATCAGAAAGACTATGTCCACGGATTCAAACTCTGGGGGGCAGCGATCGGACAAGACCTGGCAGAGATTGAAATCCCGAAACGATATGCGTTTGAGCAAGTCTTTGCCGATGGACGAATTGCGCCATTTATCCGAATCATTGATCAATGGCTCATTAGTATTGACCGACAAGAATCTGTCGCGCCCTCGCTCAAAGAAGGCGTGTATTCCCAACTCTTGATGGATCTCGCACACGAGTCGAACGAGACAGGAACCTGGGTCAAAGTCCCACGCTGGTGA
- a CDS encoding N-acetyltransferase GCN5 (similar to AA sequence:cyanobase_aa:LBDG_22040), with the protein MTFTYHTPQRSEELKQLGNILVQCFNSTGEPVFLNRLGIENARVLRSNGEIAGGLGLLSLGQWYNGAKIPMVGIAGVGIAPEYRGKGTAIALMQSVLEELYSKEIPISVLFSAAQPLYRKAGYEQAGALCNWEVDTATIQSQKHTLEVRSLSLDSDVFEKLYNQQAHLNQGFLDRNSVIWQNIKDTPVYAYQFEDEGYIVFEQKENYINIKDWVLLTPAAVRQFWTFLSNHRSQIDRIEWKSSPVDVLNLALPDQTARIKWLRCWMLRIVHLQQALQQRNYPNINAELHLNIQDSILPNNQGKFILTIENGRGTVTPGGRGELEMEIRSLSPLYTGLFTAEQLVLSGLLTGTPEAIQTAARLFPSSTPWMPDFF; encoded by the coding sequence ATGACATTCACTTACCACACGCCTCAACGTTCAGAAGAGCTAAAACAATTAGGAAACATTCTAGTTCAATGTTTTAATTCAACCGGTGAGCCTGTTTTTCTCAATCGACTTGGTATCGAGAATGCTCGCGTCTTAAGAAGCAATGGTGAGATTGCAGGCGGTTTAGGATTATTGTCTCTAGGGCAATGGTACAACGGAGCTAAAATTCCGATGGTGGGAATTGCTGGAGTCGGAATTGCACCAGAATATCGAGGAAAAGGAACTGCGATCGCACTGATGCAATCGGTTCTCGAAGAACTTTATAGTAAAGAAATTCCGATTTCTGTATTGTTCTCAGCGGCTCAACCCTTATATCGAAAAGCAGGTTATGAACAAGCTGGAGCGCTTTGTAATTGGGAAGTTGATACAGCTACGATTCAAAGCCAGAAACATACCTTAGAAGTTCGATCGCTAAGTTTAGATTCTGATGTGTTTGAAAAACTCTACAATCAGCAAGCTCATCTGAATCAGGGATTTCTCGATCGTAATTCTGTCATTTGGCAGAACATCAAAGATACTCCCGTGTATGCCTATCAATTTGAAGATGAAGGTTACATTGTCTTTGAGCAGAAAGAGAACTACATCAATATCAAAGATTGGGTATTGTTGACTCCTGCGGCTGTGAGGCAGTTTTGGACATTTTTATCCAATCATCGATCGCAAATCGATCGCATCGAATGGAAAAGCTCCCCAGTTGATGTACTCAATCTTGCTTTACCCGACCAGACGGCTCGAATTAAATGGCTCAGATGTTGGATGCTTCGGATTGTTCATCTACAACAAGCACTTCAACAGCGGAACTATCCAAACATTAATGCTGAATTGCATTTAAACATTCAAGATTCAATTCTGCCGAACAATCAAGGGAAGTTCATTCTTACGATCGAGAATGGTCGTGGAACAGTTACACCTGGAGGACGCGGAGAATTGGAAATGGAAATACGATCGCTTTCTCCACTCTACACAGGACTTTTCACCGCAGAACAATTAGTACTTTCAGGACTGTTAACTGGAACACCTGAAGCAATTCAAACTGCTGCTCGACTCTTTCCTAGTTCAACCCCGTGGATGCCTGATTTTTTCTAG
- a CDS encoding hypothetical protein (similar to AA sequence:cyanobase_aa:LBDG_46510) codes for MSKAGSALKQVLESYSITQYQLSAIMGVNRSNFSRWLRGERDPLAEVVVEIYKALKSLNPTAASEFIRLYLGLAPDEEI; via the coding sequence ATGTCAAAAGCGGGGAGTGCATTGAAACAAGTGCTGGAATCTTACAGCATTACGCAGTATCAACTATCTGCGATCATGGGTGTGAATCGATCGAACTTCAGTCGTTGGCTGAGGGGAGAGCGCGATCCGCTGGCTGAAGTTGTCGTCGAGATTTACAAGGCGTTAAAGTCTTTGAATCCCACTGCGGCTTCTGAGTTTATTCGTCTGTATCTGGGACTCGCACCGGACGAGGAAATTTAA
- a CDS encoding hypothetical protein (similar to AA sequence:cyanobase_aa:LBDG_20830) translates to MRIFSVLFSLTLILGTARTTLAQTAADYRQQGIQYRAQDQFPQAIAAFQKAVELDQKNLPGRLGLGWTLHLANRRQEAIDVLQGTIPYNPYNIETFNALGIAYLVNGDLINAIAAHTWATMLDQNNEIPYFNLSLAYERLAMYDWSVECAKRAAELEPNNPHPWIALAIAYQGQGDQTSAKQIFQQAINVDPRYGDRASLSYLSKAAFSPEQIKTAQQLLTTIQ, encoded by the coding sequence ATGCGTATTTTCAGTGTTCTATTTTCGCTTACTTTGATCCTTGGAACGGCAAGAACAACGCTGGCTCAAACTGCCGCAGATTACCGTCAGCAAGGCATTCAGTATCGCGCTCAAGATCAATTTCCCCAAGCGATCGCAGCATTCCAAAAAGCAGTTGAACTCGATCAAAAGAATCTTCCCGGTCGCCTCGGATTAGGTTGGACATTGCATCTCGCCAATCGTCGTCAAGAAGCGATCGATGTTCTGCAAGGTACAATCCCTTACAATCCGTACAACATTGAAACCTTTAATGCACTGGGGATTGCTTACTTAGTGAATGGTGATCTCATTAATGCGATCGCGGCTCACACTTGGGCAACCATGCTCGACCAAAACAATGAAATTCCTTACTTCAATCTGAGCTTAGCGTATGAACGATTGGCGATGTACGATTGGTCAGTAGAATGTGCGAAACGAGCGGCTGAACTAGAACCGAACAATCCGCATCCTTGGATTGCACTCGCGATCGCGTATCAAGGACAAGGCGATCAAACCTCTGCAAAACAAATCTTTCAGCAAGCGATCAACGTTGATCCAAGATATGGCGATCGCGCTTCTCTAAGCTATCTATCCAAAGCTGCCTTTAGCCCAGAACAAATCAAAACGGCTCAGCAACTTCTCACTACAATTCAATGA
- a CDS encoding hypothetical protein (hypothetical protein Ava_B0107;~similar to AA sequence:cyanobase_aa:LBDG_46500), which produces MVSPPFLSSQLVGRQQELAQVSQILLSDRDLLLAGVPGIGRRTLIRAAARDCGAKVLEIDCLRATNYSRFLQLLADAIVSTYETAEEIRFIDRWSKEHPFVLRSTKTRPQLTWHVAPGKESALFEALLTLPQALAEWSNSRVVIVFLNFPHLRSFDRANKWEQHLRQEVKRQSRVSYALIATVAERWSASNQLPIVSLSPVSDKIMQTWIAKTMLAEGLEFEPESLLLFLSYVQGHFGDAITLARRIWLEYGKREERKDFEPVTLIQPHHVERSAIALIEDLSVTFESLILLLPQSQVRVLESLALDPTDSPHAREYIQKHNLSRGGGLQGALSSLEQKGLVYGAELGYRIALPMLAAWMKYRLT; this is translated from the coding sequence ATGGTAAGTCCTCCGTTTCTTTCTTCTCAACTCGTCGGACGACAGCAAGAACTCGCACAAGTGAGTCAAATTTTGCTGAGCGATCGAGATCTTCTCTTGGCGGGTGTTCCAGGGATCGGACGACGGACTCTAATTCGTGCTGCTGCCCGTGATTGTGGAGCCAAAGTCCTCGAAATCGACTGTCTCCGAGCCACGAACTATTCGCGCTTTCTGCAATTGCTGGCAGATGCGATCGTGTCTACTTACGAAACTGCGGAGGAAATACGGTTCATCGATCGCTGGAGCAAGGAGCATCCGTTCGTTTTACGATCGACCAAAACGAGACCGCAACTCACTTGGCACGTTGCACCCGGTAAAGAGTCTGCATTATTTGAAGCGCTGTTAACCCTACCACAGGCACTTGCAGAATGGTCGAATAGTCGCGTTGTGATTGTGTTTCTGAATTTTCCACATCTGCGATCGTTCGATCGGGCTAACAAATGGGAGCAGCACTTACGCCAGGAAGTTAAGCGGCAAAGTCGAGTCAGCTACGCCCTCATTGCCACAGTTGCCGAACGTTGGTCAGCCTCGAATCAACTTCCTATCGTTTCGCTCAGTCCAGTTTCAGATAAGATCATGCAAACCTGGATTGCGAAAACCATGTTGGCAGAAGGCTTAGAATTCGAGCCAGAAAGCCTGCTATTGTTTCTCAGCTATGTGCAAGGTCATTTCGGAGATGCAATTACCTTGGCGCGTCGAATTTGGTTGGAATACGGCAAACGCGAAGAGCGGAAAGATTTTGAACCTGTGACATTGATTCAGCCGCATCATGTTGAACGAAGTGCGATCGCGCTGATCGAAGATCTGTCCGTCACCTTTGAATCACTGATCTTACTTCTACCGCAGAGTCAGGTGCGAGTTTTAGAAAGTTTGGCACTTGATCCCACGGATAGTCCACATGCTCGTGAGTATATTCAGAAGCACAATCTGTCGCGTGGGGGCGGATTACAAGGCGCACTCTCCAGCCTGGAACAGAAAGGATTAGTGTATGGAGCCGAGCTTGGCTACCGGATTGCACTCCCGATGTTAGCCGCGTGGATGAAGTATCGATTAACGTAG
- a CDS encoding recombination protein F (similar to AA sequence:cyanobase_aa:LBDG_46460) yields MYLRSLHLRNFRNYHDQHIDFTAAKTILLGNNAQGKSNLLEAVELLSSLKSHRTSRDRDLIFDGETLSQITGQLKRETGELELSMTLRESGRRTVAQNGVSLRRQLDFLGTLNMVQFSSLDLDLVRGGPDQRRHWIDALLVQLEPIYAYVLQQYNQVLRQRNALLRQRLKEESEGKTVAAPDLALWDAQLAIAGSRVIRRRARVLDRLAPFAEQWHQAISGSTEKLEIRYAPNVTAEDDTPEALQSAFLEKIQARAIAEHHQGTTIVGAHRDEVEFMINQTPARQYGSQGQQRTLVLALKLAELKLIEDVIGEPPLLLLDDVLAELDLNRQNQLLDAIQDRFQTLITTTHLGSFDAQWIDSAQILEVKSGQLSAN; encoded by the coding sequence ATGTATCTCCGCTCTCTTCACCTTCGCAATTTCCGCAACTATCATGATCAGCACATCGATTTTACGGCTGCAAAAACAATTTTGTTGGGCAACAATGCTCAAGGCAAATCGAATTTATTAGAAGCGGTTGAGTTGTTATCGTCGCTTAAGTCACATCGAACTTCACGCGATCGCGATTTAATTTTCGATGGTGAAACGCTTTCTCAAATCACGGGGCAACTAAAGCGCGAAACTGGAGAGCTTGAACTGTCGATGACGCTGCGAGAAAGCGGACGACGAACCGTTGCTCAAAATGGTGTTTCTCTACGGCGACAACTCGACTTTCTTGGCACATTAAACATGGTGCAATTTTCGAGTTTGGATTTGGACTTAGTGCGAGGGGGACCTGATCAGCGCAGACATTGGATCGATGCGTTGTTAGTTCAATTAGAACCGATTTACGCTTATGTGCTGCAACAATACAATCAAGTGCTGAGACAGCGAAATGCACTATTGAGACAACGATTAAAAGAGGAGAGCGAAGGTAAAACAGTTGCGGCTCCAGATTTGGCTTTGTGGGATGCACAATTAGCGATCGCAGGTTCGAGAGTAATTCGACGACGAGCGCGAGTTCTCGATCGATTAGCTCCCTTTGCCGAACAATGGCATCAAGCAATTAGTGGCAGCACTGAAAAGCTAGAGATTCGATATGCGCCGAATGTAACGGCTGAAGATGATACTCCAGAAGCCTTGCAGAGTGCATTTTTGGAGAAGATTCAGGCGAGAGCGATCGCAGAACACCATCAAGGAACAACGATCGTCGGGGCGCATCGAGATGAAGTGGAATTTATGATCAATCAAACACCCGCACGACAATATGGATCGCAAGGGCAACAACGAACCTTAGTGCTTGCATTGAAGTTAGCAGAGCTTAAATTGATCGAAGATGTGATCGGGGAACCACCGCTATTGTTGCTGGATGATGTGTTGGCGGAATTAGATCTCAATCGGCAGAATCAATTGTTAGATGCAATTCAAGATCGATTCCAAACCTTGATTACGACAACGCATTTGGGATCGTTTGATGCTCAATGGATTGATTCTGCACAGATTTTAGAAGTGAAATCAGGGCAGCTTTCTGCAAATTAG
- a CDS encoding ATPase, P-type (transporting), HAD superfamily, subfamily IC (similar to AA sequence:cyanobase_aa:LBDG_46490): MSAHSLPSPTTAWHTLDTNGSLSTLNSDIKTGLSEQEAALRLEQYGTNELEDSGGRSTWEILIDQFKNIMLLMLIGIALVSGLLELLALSQGNIKEGEVPFKDTIAILAIVVLNGALGYVQESRAEQALAALKQLSSPRVRILRSGKVTEVDSKYLVPGDVMLVEAGVQISADGRILEAANLQIREAALTGEAEAVNKNANAVIKADAMPADRINMTYQGTEVVNGRGTVLVTGTGMRTELGKIAAQIQGVESEPTPLQKRMDQLSKALVTGALILVAIVVGGGFLISRDLTKLQNLLQTALSMAVAVVPEGLPAVITVTLAIGTQRMVRRQALIRKLPAVETLGSVTTICSDKTGTLTQNKMVVQSVHTISSSPKVSGQGYAPDGEFISNGSSVIPADDPELRALLLACTLCNDSILQQEDGQWIILGDPTEGALLTVAAKAGLERDQWNSKLPRVSEFPFSSDRKRMSVIVKDAAGLLQSETDFLSTPYLMFTKGSPEIVLERCQKIQIRDRVEPITQAQRSQILQQNNDLAANGLRVLGFAYKPLREVPPENSDEASEQELVWLGLVNMLDAPRPEVREAVKRCRTAGIRPVMITGDHQLTASAIAQDLGIAKPGDEVLIGRELERMSDQELETHVDRVSVYARVAPEHKLRIVRALQKQGEISAMTGDGVNDAPALKQADIGVAMGITGTDVSKEASDMVLLDDNFSTIVSAVEEGRVVYTNIRRFIKYILGSNIGEVITIALSVVLIPAVAATGSVPLTPLQILWMNLVTDGLPALALAVEPAEPNVMNRPPNHPGESIFSRGLGAYIIRIGIVLAILATATMVWAYNYTNTPGNFGGPLDDDRWKTIVFTTLCLAQMGHAIAIRSNTKLTIELNPFTNLYVWGAVVLTTILQLMLVYVPPLRGFFGTHYLPFNELMVCFGVSALMFVWIEMEKLFFRFYFTKKR; encoded by the coding sequence ATGTCTGCTCATTCCCTCCCATCGCCAACGACAGCTTGGCATACCTTAGACACCAACGGATCGCTTTCAACCCTGAACAGCGATATCAAGACTGGATTAAGCGAACAAGAAGCGGCACTCCGCCTCGAACAGTACGGAACCAATGAACTGGAAGACTCCGGCGGGCGCAGCACCTGGGAAATCCTGATCGATCAGTTCAAAAACATCATGTTGCTGATGCTCATCGGGATTGCATTGGTTTCCGGGCTGCTTGAGTTGCTTGCACTCTCTCAAGGCAACATTAAAGAAGGCGAAGTGCCCTTCAAAGATACGATCGCAATTTTAGCGATCGTGGTTCTGAATGGCGCATTAGGCTACGTCCAAGAAAGCCGCGCAGAACAAGCCCTTGCTGCATTGAAACAACTTTCATCGCCCAGAGTCCGCATTCTACGCAGTGGAAAAGTCACCGAAGTCGATTCCAAATATCTCGTTCCCGGTGACGTGATGTTAGTCGAAGCGGGTGTGCAAATTTCGGCGGATGGTCGAATTCTCGAAGCGGCGAATCTGCAAATCCGAGAAGCTGCCCTGACCGGAGAAGCGGAAGCCGTTAATAAGAATGCGAATGCGGTGATCAAAGCAGATGCCATGCCCGCCGATCGCATTAACATGACGTATCAAGGTACGGAAGTCGTTAACGGTCGCGGAACTGTGTTGGTGACAGGGACGGGAATGCGAACGGAGTTAGGAAAGATTGCTGCCCAAATTCAAGGGGTGGAATCAGAACCGACTCCCTTGCAGAAACGGATGGACCAACTGAGTAAAGCACTGGTCACGGGCGCACTGATTCTAGTTGCGATCGTGGTGGGTGGTGGCTTCCTAATCAGTCGCGACTTGACCAAGCTTCAAAACCTGCTGCAAACGGCTTTGAGTATGGCAGTTGCGGTTGTGCCTGAAGGATTGCCTGCGGTGATTACCGTGACTTTGGCAATTGGAACTCAGCGGATGGTTCGTCGCCAAGCTTTGATTCGGAAGCTTCCTGCTGTAGAAACTTTGGGTTCTGTAACAACAATTTGTTCAGACAAGACCGGAACTTTGACTCAGAACAAAATGGTGGTTCAATCCGTTCACACTATTAGTTCGAGTCCGAAAGTCTCTGGACAAGGCTATGCACCGGATGGAGAATTCATCAGCAATGGTTCGAGCGTGATTCCAGCGGATGATCCGGAACTCAGAGCATTGTTACTGGCTTGTACGTTGTGTAACGATTCGATTCTGCAACAAGAGGACGGACAGTGGATTATCTTGGGTGATCCGACTGAAGGTGCATTGCTAACCGTAGCGGCGAAAGCTGGATTAGAGCGAGATCAGTGGAATAGTAAACTGCCGCGTGTTTCAGAATTTCCATTCTCGTCCGATCGTAAACGGATGAGTGTGATTGTGAAAGATGCCGCTGGCTTGCTGCAATCTGAAACGGATTTCTTATCCACGCCGTATTTGATGTTTACGAAAGGCTCTCCAGAAATTGTTCTAGAGCGTTGTCAGAAGATACAAATTCGCGATCGAGTCGAGCCGATCACGCAAGCTCAACGATCGCAAATTCTGCAACAGAACAATGATCTAGCTGCAAACGGTCTTCGAGTTCTCGGTTTCGCTTACAAACCGTTAAGAGAAGTTCCGCCTGAAAACTCTGATGAAGCCTCTGAGCAAGAATTAGTCTGGCTCGGTTTAGTCAACATGTTGGATGCGCCTCGTCCGGAGGTGCGTGAAGCGGTGAAACGTTGTCGTACAGCGGGAATTCGTCCCGTTATGATCACGGGAGATCACCAACTCACGGCAAGCGCGATCGCTCAAGATCTGGGCATTGCAAAACCGGGTGATGAAGTCTTGATCGGTCGTGAACTCGAACGCATGAGCGATCAGGAGCTTGAAACCCATGTCGATCGAGTCAGCGTCTATGCTCGTGTTGCTCCAGAACATAAACTGCGAATTGTTCGAGCACTCCAGAAACAGGGCGAAATCTCTGCGATGACTGGAGATGGTGTAAACGATGCACCTGCGCTTAAACAGGCGGATATCGGGGTCGCAATGGGTATCACCGGAACCGATGTGAGTAAAGAAGCTTCGGATATGGTGCTGCTGGATGATAACTTCTCTACGATCGTGTCTGCGGTTGAAGAAGGTCGAGTCGTTTACACGAACATTCGTCGCTTCATTAAGTACATTCTTGGATCGAACATTGGGGAAGTGATTACGATCGCCCTTTCCGTGGTCTTAATTCCAGCCGTTGCTGCAACGGGAAGTGTTCCCTTGACTCCACTGCAAATTCTGTGGATGAACTTGGTAACAGACGGTTTGCCTGCATTGGCGTTGGCGGTTGAACCTGCGGAACCGAATGTAATGAACCGTCCGCCGAACCATCCAGGGGAGAGTATTTTTTCGCGTGGATTAGGGGCGTACATCATCCGAATCGGGATTGTGTTGGCGATTCTTGCTACTGCAACAATGGTTTGGGCTTATAACTACACCAATACACCTGGAAACTTCGGAGGTCCACTAGATGACGATCGCTGGAAAACGATCGTATTCACAACCCTGTGTTTAGCGCAGATGGGACACGCGATCGCCATTCGATCGAACACCAAATTAACGATCGAACTGAATCCGTTCACGAACCTCTATGTTTGGGGGGCAGTGGTTCTCACCACGATTCTGCAATTGATGTTGGTGTATGTTCCACCGCTCCGAGGCTTCTTTGGAACGCACTATCTCCCATTCAACGAATTGATGGTGTGTTTCGGTGTGAGTGCATTAATGTTCGTGTGGATTGAAATGGAGAAATTATTCTTCCGCTTCTATTTCACCAAGAAGCGCTGA
- a CDS encoding unknown protein (similar to AA sequence:cyanobase_aa:all7379) has protein sequence MVNTLAISEDITTFRQVQEKLGLVLNDDREFFTEWLTDLPPLSEVTQARLDQVRQNYLYQISDGILLKETIKMVVLSPLLELAGFYQAPYKFRAEVSVQVEALGDNDELLSGRIDALVLQERLWVILVESKKTTFDLEVALPQTLAYMAAAPDREKPLYGMVMNGSSSLFVKLWNQHYGISDLFATRSPYRNNLHEVLKILQHLGQLTLNG, from the coding sequence ATGGTCAACACTCTCGCCATCTCAGAAGACATCACCACCTTTCGCCAAGTTCAAGAGAAACTGGGATTAGTACTGAATGACGATCGAGAATTTTTCACAGAATGGCTCACCGACTTGCCGCCCTTATCTGAGGTAACTCAAGCCCGACTCGATCAAGTTCGACAGAATTATCTCTATCAAATTTCAGATGGAATCCTTCTAAAAGAAACAATCAAAATGGTTGTGCTGTCTCCATTGTTGGAGTTGGCAGGATTTTATCAAGCTCCGTACAAATTTCGTGCAGAGGTTTCTGTGCAAGTTGAGGCATTAGGCGACAATGATGAACTCTTAAGCGGACGGATTGATGCCTTGGTTTTACAGGAGAGACTGTGGGTGATTCTGGTTGAATCTAAAAAGACAACGTTTGATTTAGAAGTGGCATTGCCTCAGACATTAGCTTATATGGCAGCCGCTCCAGATCGAGAAAAACCGTTGTACGGAATGGTGATGAATGGAAGCAGTTCCCTATTTGTCAAACTGTGGAATCAACACTATGGAATTTCGGATTTGTTCGCGACTCGATCGCCTTATCGTAATAATTTGCATGAAGTTCTGAAAATCCTACAGCACTTAGGACAATTGACTTTGAATGGATAG
- a CDS encoding 3-phosphoshikimate 1-carboxyvinyltransferase (similar to AA sequence:cyanobase_aa:LBDG_08030) encodes MSSAVELRVADPHHDLVIQPPAGGVSLQGRIRIPGDKSISHRALMLGALAQGETIIQGLLLGEDPRSTASCFRAMGAEISELNTEEVRVKGIGLGNLTEPVDVLNAGNSGTTLRLMLGILASHPDRFFTVTGDSSLCSRPMSRVVKPLQQMGAQIWGRKQNSLAPLAVQGQALKPIHYHSPIASAQVKSCILLAGLMTEGQTMVTEPALSRDHSERMLRAFGADLTVDPDTNSVTVTGQAKLTGQTVIVPGDISSAAFWLVAGAIVPGSDLTIENVGINPTRTGVLEILEQMGADITLENSREVAGEPVADLRVRHSKLKACEISGDVIPRLIDEIPILAVAAVFAEGTTIVKDAEELRVKESDRITVMVTQLNQMGASVKELPDGMEITGGTLLKGTEVDSYTDHRIAMSLAIAALNASGTTTIHRAEAAAISYPDFTTTLQNSIG; translated from the coding sequence ATGTCCTCTGCTGTCGAACTTCGTGTCGCTGATCCTCACCATGATCTCGTGATCCAACCTCCCGCTGGTGGGGTTTCGCTGCAAGGTCGAATTCGCATTCCAGGAGATAAATCGATTTCGCATCGTGCATTAATGCTAGGAGCTTTGGCACAGGGAGAAACGATTATTCAAGGCTTACTACTTGGAGAAGATCCGCGCAGTACTGCCAGTTGTTTTCGGGCAATGGGAGCAGAAATTTCAGAATTGAACACTGAGGAAGTTCGCGTCAAAGGCATCGGATTAGGAAACTTAACGGAACCTGTTGATGTTCTGAATGCTGGCAACTCTGGAACGACGTTACGCTTAATGCTTGGAATTTTAGCTTCACATCCCGATCGCTTTTTCACTGTAACGGGCGATAGTTCACTTTGCTCTCGTCCCATGTCCCGTGTCGTTAAACCGCTGCAACAAATGGGTGCACAGATTTGGGGACGTAAACAAAATTCGCTTGCACCGTTAGCAGTCCAGGGACAAGCCTTAAAACCGATTCACTATCATTCTCCGATCGCATCTGCTCAAGTCAAATCTTGCATTCTTCTAGCAGGATTGATGACTGAGGGACAAACAATGGTTACTGAACCTGCATTATCTCGTGATCATAGTGAGCGAATGTTGCGAGCATTTGGAGCCGATTTAACGGTTGATCCTGATACGAATAGTGTGACTGTTACTGGACAAGCGAAGTTAACCGGACAGACCGTGATTGTTCCGGGTGATATTAGTTCTGCTGCGTTTTGGTTAGTAGCAGGCGCGATCGTACCCGGATCAGATTTAACGATCGAGAATGTCGGCATCAATCCGACCCGCACCGGAGTGTTAGAAATTCTCGAACAGATGGGAGCCGATATCACCCTTGAAAATTCACGCGAAGTTGCAGGCGAACCTGTCGCAGATCTACGCGTCCGTCACAGCAAACTAAAAGCGTGTGAAATCTCTGGCGATGTGATTCCGCGATTGATTGATGAAATTCCAATTTTGGCAGTAGCAGCGGTGTTTGCGGAAGGAACGACCATTGTTAAAGATGCAGAAGAATTGCGCGTGAAAGAAAGCGATCGTATTACGGTGATGGTAACTCAACTGAATCAAATGGGCGCATCCGTCAAAGAACTCCCAGACGGTATGGAAATTACAGGGGGAACTCTGCTGAAAGGAACTGAGGTGGATAGTTACACCGATCACCGGATTGCGATGAGTTTAGCGATCGCGGCTTTAAATGCGTCTGGGACAACCACAATTCACCGGGCGGAAGCGGCTGCGATTTCGTATCCAGACTTTACAACGACTCTGCAAAATAGCATTGGCTAA